The Girardinichthys multiradiatus isolate DD_20200921_A chromosome 23, DD_fGirMul_XY1, whole genome shotgun sequence DNA segment TTTGTTGTAGACTCCAGCGACAGGCAGAGGATGAAGGAGGCCAGGGAAGTTCTTGCAGACCTGCTGAACCAACCAAGGGTTGCAGGAAAACCCATATTAGTGTAATTTCTCCATGCTTTAAACCTAACCTCTATGTCTGATCTAGCATCTTGAGCATCTAGGTTAAATATAAGTAATTTTGACTCTATTTCTACATTAGAACTGTGTTATTGTGCTTTCAGGTTGGCAAACAAACAGGATAAGATGAACTCGTTGCTGGGAAGTGAACTGATTGAGATTCTCTCTTTGGAAAAGCTGGTTAACCAGAGCCGATCTCTGTGCCATATTGTGAGTCCTATTCAGAGTCCTgttcagatggatggacggatgattgGATCTATTAGACATTAGGATAGAGGATAAAATCTAGACAAATATTTCTCCATACTTATCCAGGCTTggtatttacttttattttttttaggaatCCAGAAAATGATGGCAATGAAGGCAGActattcagtttcaattcagtttatttataaagcgccgattcacaacacatgttgtctcaaggcacttcacaaaaggcTAAAAGACTTAAACATTAAGTGCAAAGATTTGACCTTTTGTTGGTTTATTAGGAGCCTTGTTCAGCCTTAATGGACCTGCGACGCTGGTCGGACAGAAAGACTCTGAGAGGCCTTCGCTGGTTGCTGCGTGCTGTTTGTCTGGATTATCCGGAGCTGTGTGCACGGGTGGCCCAGGACAGCAAGAGTCCTCTGGAGCCAAGGGagagagaaaagaaaggaaaagctgaaaaagtccaaagaaaaaccaaaatggAAAGGTACTTTCAAATGCAGAGAATGAAGGGATTGAACAGTGCAATGTTTTTAACAAGACCTGATAGTTCAGTTGTACTTTTGTCTCCCCTAAGAATGAGATCCAGCAAGTCTGATCTACGTCAGATTCATCGGCCTAAAGACAAGGAGAAAAGGAGCAATGGCGAAGGAAAGCTGCAGCCCATTCGGAACATGCTGCAGAAGGTCAGAAGAGCATTGGTTTTCATAAtggaaaaaagtcaaaaattctccagaaatattaaacaaacataGAATTTTGTTAAGGGCGTAAATTGCTATTACTTTAAGCTAAACTGAATAGATGCATGTTTCGCTTTTGAAATAATCCAAACTCTAAGGTCTTCTGGAAAAGGTCTTTTGTTGATACCTAAAGTGAGAACAGAAGACCTGAGGGGTCTGGAGGGGCAAGATTATAGCAAATCTAACAACTACGACCATTTCAAATATTAGTAAGAGCTCTGTAAAATCCATTCCAAAATCATTTGGTATGCTAGATGACAAGATAACATTATACTTAACTTCTCTGCTGTGAGAGGTTAAAATTCAACcacaaacaaactttaaaattgCTGCTTATTGTTTGTGTTGTCCCCTTATTTTGACTATGGCCCTAGATCCGGGGTCAGAACCTTTTATAACCATAGGAGCCATTTTTACCTTTGGTTCCTTTGGTTCAGCTAAACAAAATTTGTTCAGAGCCACAAAAGCAACACAACTCTCCAAAACACAATggcttgtttttatatatacaacaggaagtttgtttagattttaaaataaagaatacaattttatgtttgtttttagtatATTCATTCAATGGGGCATTAAAcgttttaaaaagcaaatagtTTAAAACCTATtgacaaaaaaattactttataaaaaagaatatTCCTCACATTTTTAATGTCATTCTTTGTGGAAATGTTATGCATATACCGCATGAAAACGCCTAAGAAAAACTACTTGAGCTAGCACGTTTTAAATTaccattatgttttaaaatagtgCTCAAATACTAAGTTTCACAGCAGTTCTCTCTGCCCTATAGAGAAGTGACTTGTGACATGAGCAACAACCAAATTGTAAGTCTGTTTTTCCAGGAAACCACACTGAAAAAGAGGCTTAAGTCAAAGAAGATTAAGAACAAGTCAGTTAAGGTCACAAAAGGTGTGAAAGATGGCGAAGAAGCTCCTGAAGAGGAGGGTGAAGGAAATGAAGGAGAGCAGGAAAATTCTGGAAACAGAGACAAAGCCAGCAGTGCCCTGATCCCTCcgaaaaaaaggaaactgaaacGCAAGACAAAGGTGAAAGAAGAGACACTGGATGCACCGGAATCGCTCGAAAACAACGAGACACCAACAAAAGGTTGACCCCAGCTGCATTATGTTGATCTTTTAGCTGTGTAGAAATTAAACCCTAATAATTTTTTGATTTTACATATAGCTAAAGGAgaaaggaagaagaagaagaaggttgTGAAGGTAAATAGAAAGAACAAGATCAACACAGAGGGAATGCCCGTGGCTTACTCTCAACCCGTGGACCTTTCTGCAACCTTTGGTGAGCCACAAACACTTCTACTTACCCCCACCcgtcagagaaaaaaaaacctcttaaaTTACAAACCTTAATGTAAAAAGACGAACCTGTCTCCTGATAGATCTTTACAGAAAAGCAATCCTGGCTCTGAAGGAACGTCAGGATCAGGCTCAAAGACAGTGAAGCCCGGTGGCTTCCAGCTATCCGAACAGAGGCAACTTGTACCACACCAGTAGTACCAAGCACTCCTCATCACCTGGAAATAACTGCTATTTCTATAAGAGCAAAGAAAGTTGTATTGACCTCCTGACCCCTCAGCCTTTGAGGGGAAACTTCAGTGTGCAGTGAAGGGAaggcaaaaaagaaacattgttttgttctctgtaaaaagaaaagggaaataAGGCATTATTGTGAGTACTTGGCCAAAATGTTCAGTAGTAGTTTGTAAAATACTGTGGGATGATTTTTAATCTGTATTTTCTATAATTATTTGAGAAATATCCAATAAGCTCAGATCTTTGCAAAGATTGGCATGCCGGTGATTAGATTTGTGATTaagtaataaaaacattgtcTCTATGCTTACCTGGCATGTCTCTTGTTTGTTATAAACCTTGTAGTGTAACATCTTGGACTTCCTGCTTAGCTTTGTAGATGATtaggaaaatgttttgatgCTTTGAATCACTGTCCTATCAGAGCTTTTTCCAGGTTttaaccatctgacccaaactgtctcCCAAACGGAAAGAAAATGAGTAAAGATACTCAGGAAAGACATAGCCACAACCCCGAGCAATGAACTGGAAAATTCTGGAACACCTGTGTGAATGACCTCCAAGGCATGTTTTCCATCACCCTGGACTGAGGAGAGGAGGACAGGGAAAAATGGACCTGCTCCAGTAATGACTTCTTCAAGCTTCATTGAAAATGCAGCTACCCCCTTTAACTGAAGAGTTAACTTGGTGATATCAAGGATTAGGCTCTGACGTCAGGTCACTGTGTTCTTTCTTGCTTTGATATTTCATTTGCAAAAGGTGCTCCCAACTCTCCATCCTTATCACACCACAGATAAACATAAACTGTGTTTACTCACTCTTTGACATTGGTAATATTTATGCTATATAACTACTAACATTAAGGAAGGATTTTATGTTCCTTTAGAAGGCTTTTAGacaaacagacacatgaaaacATCAGCTTTGGGTTTACAGGTCCTATTTTTCTTCCTCAGTTGCAGGTTTAATTTACCCAAGACACTTACATAAACAACCCAAATAATGTTTGGAAagaaaaaggtttgaaaaagaTGGAGCTTTATGGCCACAATAACAGGAGGTAAGTTTGAGGAGCTGAGGTGACAAATCTGCCAATGACAAACACAGAGGTGgtaccatcatgctgtggggctattTTGCTTTTGGCACTGTAGCCGCATGGTTGTTACAAAGTCCTTTAATAAGACGCAAcaaatgtgtttatgtgtgactAAACACAGCCAACCCTAGGCACAAGCAATCACAAGCAATCTGTCTATCCAAGGCCAACAGGGGACACAGAGAGCTTTAATGACACCTCCTTTCACTTTACTGTGTTAAATTTGAAAGCTTGAAAACCAGATAGGATTGTTCTCCAAGCAGGCAATACCATAAAATAACAATGTATTACTCTGAATGTATTATGCATTCAAACTCTAACGGAACATATTTACTAATAAATGATATAAAATAATGTGTAGCTCTGCTTCAATGTGATACAAGCCTCCAGAAGAGCAAATTGTTTATTACTGGGCTATCACTTCCCTAAATGAGCCCAGCAGTCATACTGGATTTTAGTTTCCAAGTAGATTTTTTCGACTTATATCCCCGAGTTTCAATTCAAAACTTCATATTTTTGCTCACAATTATGAAGAATGCTCCTGCTTGTAAATTTCACGTGAATTTCTCTAAAACAGCAAATTCGAAAGAATGCATTTTGTTTGGtcaaaatttaaaatcatacaaataaaaatcttcattatttgttatttatgtTAATAGGAAtaaagccacccttttccggttgagtaccatggcctcaacCTTGGAAGAGCTGAACTTCattccagccgcttcacactcagctgcgaaccgccccagctaTAACCTAAGTTTAAATAAATAGGATCCTTTTAATACCTGACATTAGGTTTAAATTTCAACAGGgattcaataaaatattccGAAAGAAATAGGGAAACTATTTTGGATTTAATTTTTTGTCATTGTACGTCCACTGTTGTaatattgttgttgttttttttttctcaaaaaataaGAAGCTGGCAGTTTAAACTTATTTTTTGGGTCTGTGGTCATTAATACATTTACGCATTTTAGCCGAACCTAGCACTGGTCCTATTGTCTGTTCTATTAACTGTAAACACATCGCGAGTGTTACAAATGCTTTTCCCTGCTTTGGATCCGATGTACAACTACACAGGGTACACAAGAATGGGGCGAGaggaagatttaaaaaatattcttgAATAATGCAAGAATccaatttttgtgttcatattcACAGATGCAGCTCACACATCCAAACTGTATTTGTAATTAATGTGAAATCAGTCCAAATTACCTAAGATATACAGTATGCCGTGGATTTCATGCTTGTCTGAGTATAATGTTGTATTGCTGccaaaaaacatagaaaatattttttgtgattttataaaaacaataaagagatATTTAAAGAATGTCATATTAGATACCAGTTTCTttagctacagtgccttgcgaaagtattcggcccccttgaacttttcaacctcttgccacatttcaggcttcaaacaaaaagatataaaattctaattttttgtgaagaatcaacaacaagtgggacacaattgtgaagaggaatgaaatttattggatgtgtcaaacgtttttaacaaataaaaaactgaaaagtggggtgtgcaatattattcggcctctttactttcagtgcagcaaactcactccagaagttcagtgaggatctctgaatgacaacaacaagatggcgccgcagatggtcgcctcggcgtgttggtgcgcattgttttgttttgttttttgctttaaaacggtcttctgtgatggtacccggagctctctcaccagagaagaactcatgaacatcaggactactacaccagaggagttatttccaacatttctgcccactgctctggaatatttggacatcctggtcaaaggttccgctcacctttgttcacgcggtgaaacgccggaagagagggaaacgggctggggtgctggtacgtcttcgccagcgtggactacgaacaccgttacctggaatatttctctttaacgtgcgctcacttcccaacaaaatggaggaactacaactgttgttggggaaaaacagggacttttattcatcggcagttttgtgcttcacggagacgtggctgtgtggattaataccggactctgcgctgcagctggcaggattccagctctacagagcggacagagacacggaactctccggcaaagcgaaaggtggaggaatctgtttttacctcaacagtggttggtgcaacgacgtgacagtgattcagcagcactgttctccagacctggaatccttcatcataaactgtaagcctttctattccccccgtgagttcgcttcgttcatcctggtcggtgtttacatcccaccgcaagctaacgtgcaggtcgcacagcgcatgctcgccgaccagatactgagtgtggagcggaccaacccggactccttagtaatcgtcgctggtgactttaacaaaggtaatctgacccacgaactccccaaatacagacagtttataaaatgtccgaccagagaggacaacattctggatcactgttacaccaccatcagagacgcttatcacgccgtcccacgtgctgcactgggccaatccgaccacatcatggtccacctgattcctgcatacaggcagaaacttaagctctgcaaacctgttgtgaggacgacaaggaagtggagcagtgaggctgtggagaatctccaggcgtgtttaggctgtacagactgggatgtgttcaggactactaccaacagtctggacgagtacacagaggctgtgacttcctacatcagcttctgtgaggacagctgtgtaccatcatgcaccagggtgagttacaacaacgacaaaccctggtttacagctaaactcagaaggttaagactggataaggaagaggccttcaggagtggggacaaagacatatacagagaggccaagtacaagtttggcaaggcagtgaaagaggccaaacgactgtactctgagaagctccaaaaccagttctcagccaacgactctgcgtctgtctggataGGGCTCAAgtaaatcaccaactacaagccgaaagccccccactccatcaacgaccgacgcctcgccaacgacctgaacgagttctactgccgctttgaaagacaaagggacagtcctgcaaccatctcccacgacgccccccaacagctgcagccacaatccaccacccccacctccccaacctcaagaggggccttggcacctccaacccccaccctgaagttcccccccaccagccccctacccacgccgaggacggctctttccatccaggagagggacgtcaacaaactcttcaggagacagaacccccggaaagctgctggtccggattctgtctcaccagccagcctgaagcactgcgctgatcagctgtctccagtcttcacagacatttttaacacctcactggagacatgtcatgtgccagcctgcttcaagtcctccaccatcgtccctgttcccaagaagccaaggaccacagggcttaatgacttcagacccgtcgccctgacctctgtggtgatgaagtcctttgagcgccttgtgctctcacacctaaaagacatcaccgaccccctccttgaccccctgcagtttgcctacagagccaacaggtctgtagatgatgcagtcaacctagcccttcacttcatcctccggcacctggactccacaggaacctatgccaggatcctgtttgtggatttcagctctgccttcaacaccatcgtcccagttctgctacaggagaagctctcccagctgagtgtgcccgactccacctgcaggtggatcactgacttcctgtctgacaggaagcagcgcgtgaggctggggaagcacgtctctgactccctgaccatcagcaccggttccccccaaggctgtgttctctctcctctgctcttctccctgtacaccaacagctgcacctccagtcaccagtctgtcaagcttctgaagtttgcggacgacaccaccctgatcggactcatctctgatggtgacgagtccgcgtacagatgggaggtggaccatctgttggactggtgcagccagaacagccttgagctcaacgctctaaagacagtggagatggttgtgaacttcaggcagaacccagccccacctgcccccatcaccctctgtgactccacaattgacactgtggaatctttccgcttcctgggaaccatcatctcccaggatctcaagtgggagccaaacatcagctccctcatcaagaaagcccagcagaggatgttcttcctgcggcagctgaagaaattcaacctgccaaagactatgatggtgcacttctacacagccatcattgagtccatcctcacctcctccatcaccatctggtacgccgctgctacagccaaggataagggcaggctgcagcgtgtcattcggtccgctgagaaggtgattggctgcagtctactgtcgctccaggaactgtacacctccaggaccctgaagcgggcagggaagattctggctgatccctcccaccccggtcacagactctttgagactctcccctctggcaggaggctgcggtccatccggaccaaaacctcacgccacaagaacagttttttcccatctgccaccagcctggttaacaaagcccggaaaccacactgacactctccctttcccccacaccccccctttttttgctgacaggacacctgtaacctgtaactctatgcgttacattaacgctcagcttggactcctgcttacttgcactgctttacttgcacaatgatcacctgcactgttgtattgctcttgcatcttatactgctctatatttactctcactcacttaaaactgtgcacttatatttatattatattgtagatatgtttgtactgtttaatttgtactgtattgcaccgactacgccaaaacaaattccttgtatgtccaaaaacgtacttggcaataaagcttttctgattctgattctgattctgattctgatccaatgttgtcccaaatgactgatgatgataaatagaatccacctgtgtgtaatcaagtctccatataaatgcacctgctctgtgatagtctcagggttctgttcaaagcgcagagagcatcatgaagaccaaggaacacaccaggcaggtccgagatactgttgtggagaagtttaaagctggagtaggatacaaaaagatttcccaagctttaaacatcccgaggagcactgtgcaagcaatcatattaaaatggaaggagtatcagaccactgcaaatctaccaagacccggccgtccctctaaactttcatcttgaacaaggagaagactgatcagagatgcagccaagaggcccatgatcactctggatgaactgcagagatctacagctgaggtggaagaGTCTGTTCATAGGataacaatcagtcgtacactgcacaaatctagcctttatggaagagtggcaagaagaaagccatttctcaaagatatccataaaaagtctagtttaaagccacctgggagacacaccaaacatgtggaagaaggtgctctggtcagatgaaaccaaaatcgaactgtttggccacaatgcaaaacgatatgtttggcgtaaaagcaacacagctcatcaccctgaacaccccatccccactgtcaaacatggtggtggcagcatcatggtttgggcctgcttttcgtcagcagggacagggaagatggtcaaaattgatgggaagatggatggggccaaatactggaagaaaacctgttggagtctgcaagagacctgagactgggacggagatttatcttccaacaagacaatgatccaaaacataaagccaaatctacaatggaatggttcacaaataaacgtatccaggtgttgaaatggccaagtcaaagtccagacttgaatccaatcgagaatatgtggaaagagctgaagactgctgttcacgaacgctctccatccaacctcactgagctcgagctgtttttcaaggaagaatgggcaagaatttcagtctctcgatgtgcaaaactgatagagacaaaccccaagagacttgcagctgtaattgcagtaaagggtggcgctacaaagtattaacgcaagggggccgaataatattgcacgccccacttttcagttttttatttgttaaagaagttcgacacatccaataaatttcattacacttcacgattgtgtcccatttgatgttgattcttcacaaaaaattagacttttatatctttatgtttgaagcctgaaatgtggcaagaggttgaaaagttcaagggggccaaataatatcaAAAGGCACTGTATGGTATATGATTATATTTCCTTGGAGGACCACAATGGAAACAATTTCTTTAGATCTGTGATGATATTTCGCTATAGTTGTGAAATGCTAATGTTTCTCTTGTCTGTCCTGTCATCGTTTTACGGatagttctgacccacatgcagtaaaCGCTCAAAGGAAACCAGGAAgtgtttaacagatttattgaaaGCACAGAAGTAAGTACGGTCTTGGCACAGTAGGCAAAGCTGTAAGGAAGAAAGCAGAGGTAAGTCAAGACGGTAACTAAGATGGGAAAGTAATGGTGTTCTGTTTCTTACTAGTTGGTTGTTGACAaaccgccaggaggagagggagtcgGGCCGGAGGAAACAGCATGGGACTACGGAGGTGAGTTCTGCCAAGATACTTAGTCCCTTGGATGTTAACGGAGTTTGGAGGATTGAATGGTGGGCACAGTGGagtggtggagggtggacaggtttcgTGGAGGCAGGATCGGAGCACCACAGCGTTAGCGAGACACCAGTTTGTAGATCCATCCGTGGGAAACTTGTAACAAGGTCTCATAAGCAAAATACATTGgtggccagcctgggtaacatCCAGGTAGTCACCAACATGGtatactgaaaagaaaaaataggtTAACAAAGTCGAAGCAAGCAATACGAGAAGCGGCTCAAAGGTTGGCTTGGATAGTACCAGCGAcatagaaagagagagttacgacactcccattgacttctcTAGAAAGACTGGAATGCGGAAGTCACTTGGGTCATGGAGCTGCTAATAGttccaaacaccagcagctccagcattGGATGTAGTTCCTTCTCGGTGTTTCATAAGGATTTTTTACGGTAAGttgatgaaaatacaacattatcTTGATATTGTGAGGCTTTAGTTGACTGTTTAGTTGACAGCATtggacagattttttttttctttcattaaagatATGTTTTGCGGCTATTCTTAGTCTCAGCCTGATGAATCTGgtggttatttttctttgcacatcATGACATGAAGGAAGCATGCTTTCTAATAGATTTGCTACTCTCTCTAGAGTATCCACGGCATTTGGGAGCTCCATGACAGATTGACTGGACCTTGTTCTGAAAAGTTTTCAACTTTCTGGACCAGACTGAAGGCTTCATGTGATGGCCAACAAAACGCTCCTGGTTTGAATTCCTTCAGTATCAACAGGGTACTGTGCTCTCCTTCCAAAGTGTCATCATTTTGCTTAATTGAACTTGAGCATCCATCACAGATGTTGGAATGTttgatgatttatttacaatgtaTCCTGTAACATGGTACAGaatacatgtttcactgttGGTGAGGTCAGGAGTATCTGTGTTTCCAATCAGCTGCTCCCCCCAAAGCCAGGACTGGGAAATGTCTCCTTAATGTCCAGGAACTCTGCCAGAAGACTGCCGCCATCCTCCTGATAGCTTCCCGATTTTACAGTCGTAAGGAACTGCCCAACTGAGATTGATCTCAGTGCCTGATGAAACTCCACTAGTGTTGGGACTGGATTCTTTTGCCTTATGCAGCTGAACGAGTTTTTAAGGCAGTCCTGAGTAACCTGAGTAAACCTGCTTGTCAACACAAACATGTGTCCATGGTCAAGCATGTCTTTCTGAATACctaaaaatgtttatgttgCCATCACAATTCCTGTTTGCACCGGTTTCCAGCTTCCTGTTGTACCTATTCTAAGTCCACTGAAGAGTGCTAACATGTCTTGGAGGAATTTAATAGCTTTGTTGTACTCTTCCATCTTGTGCCTGCTGAGTCCCATCGCAGGGTGGCGAGAGGACATGAGATCAAACCagtggttcacctgctccagaaACCAGGCTGTTGTCAGATTAGAGGTGGGTCGCTGCTCCTGCTCCACCATGTATTTCAGACCTGCACTTGCTGACTTACTAAAGACATTCAATGCAGGCCCCACCTTCATTTTGTTAAAATGACTGGGCTGAAGGGTTTTTTGTGAAAGATTTGGAGCAATTTCCAAAGGCATTTGTTCCTGAAAATCTACCAAATCTTTCAAAGGACCTGGTGAAACCTCATTGTGTGGCAGACTCTCTTTTTGTACAATCTCTGGTGGAATTGTGAATGTCTGACCACTAACCAGGGCACTCTTCAGATTCTTCACCAGATGAGGGACATCTGGCATGAAGTACAGCCTTTTGTCTGGTCTTACTGGGTGTTGgacaaatgttttcttgtgGCCCACTCCAAAAGCCCGCCACATCGCTCGGTTAGCACTGCCCATGTCAGTTGTGATGTTTACCACAACAAGATCTATGGAAGCTGCTCTCTCAATGATGTCTAGGATGACTGGCTTGTAATTAGCTCCATTAGTGGAATTGCCACTAGAATGGTAAGCCACAACTTGCTTCCATCTTGTTGTACTTTCTgccaacataaaaacacatgcatGTGTTGCAGCTCCTGTGTGACCAGGCAGCATCACATCCCCAAACAGCTTCCCTGTTACTAGGTGCAGCTCCACACTAGGGGTGATTGCCATTTCATCTAGAGTAAgtatacattttctttccatctCTGTTAAACTGTCAACCTTTAGTTGGAGCATGTTGAAAACTTCTCCTAGCACACCTGGTTCCAGCTTAATGTGTTGCAATCTTCTTTGCTGGGTTCTGAGGGAGAGGGAGA contains these protein-coding regions:
- the arl13a gene encoding ADP-ribosylation factor-like protein 13A, which gives rise to MDIDLLLYQFQRRWWPLCSPCSPQVNMFNLMSNCCNWVSKIQEPIRKVTILVVGLDKAGKTSSIRGMLRVPPGVDAGPTHSCIKNELRVENYLVTLLDVGGTAESRGVWRELYGEAHGIIFVVDSSDRQRMKEAREVLADLLNQPRVAGKPILVLANKQDKMNSLLGSELIEILSLEKLVNQSRSLCHIEPCSALMDLRRWSDRKTLRGLRWLLRAVCLDYPELCARVAQDSKSPLEPREREKKGKAEKVQRKTKMERMRSSKSDLRQIHRPKDKEKRSNGEGKLQPIRNMLQKETTLKKRLKSKKIKNKSVKVTKGVKDGEEAPEEEGEGNEGEQENSGNRDKASSALIPPKKRKLKRKTKVKEETLDAPESLENNETPTKAKGERKKKKKVVKVNRKNKINTEGMPVAYSQPVDLSATFDLYRKAILALKERQDQAQRQ